One part of the Melospiza melodia melodia isolate bMelMel2 chromosome 3, bMelMel2.pri, whole genome shotgun sequence genome encodes these proteins:
- the LOC134416846 gene encoding taste receptor type 2 member 9-like: MEDSLFPQQSNVTAYRATTVAIITLEVFVGMWINAFLVCVLCIDWVKKKTLNSNEKILLLLGCSRIWYLCLTWIYRFLSMIYPHILHVQTIRQLIRSLATLSNYSNLWVSACLCGFYCIKIANFRNSFFIYLKVKVDRMVPWLLLGSEIVALAISIFISDLSETLQRNNITSTSQGNFWEITIRKDKHLFSVFLLSGFVFAASFLVVMFSAVLLLFSLWRHKRTMRTNSMKDLSVDAHIRAMKSVLSFLVMYSINFVCLLLTIIYATKKANIMKLLLYMYLCAFPGVHSLILIFSNPKLENALLKMLSCVKCEFVMK; the protein is encoded by the coding sequence ATGGAAGACTCTCTCTTTCCACAGCAATCCAATGTCACTGCATACAGGGCCACAACTGTGGCCATCATCaccctggaggtgtttgtggGCATGTGGATCAATGCCTTCCTTGTCTGTGTGCTTTGCATTGACTGGGTCAAGAAGAAAACCCTGAACTCTAATGAGAAGATCttgctgctgctgggatgctccaggatttGGTATTTGTGCCTCACATGGATATATCGCTTCCTTTCAATGATTTATCCCCATATCCTTCATGTTCAAACCATACGTCAACTAATTAGATCTTTGGCAACCCTTTCTAATTATTCCAACTTGTGGGTCTCAGCCTGTCTTTGTGGTTTCTACTGCATAAAAATTGCCAATTTCAGGAACAGCTTCTTCATCTACCTGAAAGTAAAAGTTGACAGGATGGTGCCCTGGCTCTTGTTGGGGTCAGAGATTGTAGCCTTGGCTATCAGCATCTTTATCTCTGACCTCTCTGAAACTCTCCAGAGGAACAACATCACTTCCACCAGTCAAGGAAATTTTTGGGAAATAACTATCAGAAAGGATAAAcatcttttctctgtttttttactgtctggttttgtttttgctgcCTCATTCCTGGTGGTCATGTTTTCTGCTGTTTTACTTCTCTTTTCCCTCTGGAGACACAAGCGCACGATGCGGACCAACTCCATGAAGGACCTCAGCGTGGATGCCCACATCAGAGCCATGAAATCTGTCCTCTCCTTCTTAGTGATGTACAGCATCAACTTTGTATGTTTGCTTTTGACAATAATTTATGCCACGAAGAAAGCAAATATCATGAAACTCCTTTTATACATGTACCTTTGTGCTTTTCCAGGTGTTCATTCACTTATTCTGATTTTCAGTAATCCCAAGCTGGAAAATGCACTGCTGAAGATGCTCTCCTGTGTGAAGTGTGAGTTTGTCATGAAGTAG